Within Microbacterium oryzae, the genomic segment GTCGTCGCGGTCGAGGATCGACGGCGGCAGCTGCCCGGTGATCGCGATGGCGCTCGTGGCCATGAGGAGGCCGAGGACCAGTGCGCCGGAGTCGCCCATGAACATGCGGGCGGGGTTCCAGTTCAGCGGCAGGAAGCCGAGGCACGCGCCGATGAGGACGGCGGCGATGAACGTGGCGAAGTTGAAGTAGACCGTCGCTCCCGTGTCGCGCACGAGGAGGTAGGAGTACACGAAGAAGACGGCGTTGGAGATGAGGCAGACGCCGGCGACGAGGCCGTCCAGCCCGTCGATGAAGTTCACGGCGTTCATCACGACGACGATCGACAGGATCGTCAGGCCGATGCTGAACCAGCTGCCCCAGACCGTGATGCCGCCGAACGGCAGCCAGTACATCTGCAGCTGCCCTCCGACGGCGATGATCCCGGCGGCGAGGAACTGTGCGCCGAGCTTGATCATCCAGTCGAGATCCCACAGGTCGTCGGCGACGCCGATGAGCATGATGAGGGTGACCGCGCCGAGGATGGACCAGACCCGCTGCGGCTCATGCCAGAAGATGCCGAAGTACGGGTTCACCGCCGACACCGCGAAGGCCGTCGCGATCCCGAGGAACATCGCCACTCCCCCGAGGCGCGGGGTCGGCGTCTTGTGCACGTCGCGCTCGCGGATGCCCGGATACAGCCGGTACCGCATCGCGAGCTTCCACACCGCCCACGCCAGGCCGAAGGTGACCGCGGCGGTGAGGACGATGATAAAGACGTACTGCCTCACGCGTCGCTGCCTGCCTCGGACTCCGGATCGGCCTCGAGCAGGTCGCCCAGCACGTCGCGGAGCTCGCTCCGCGAGATCGCACCCTCGCGGAGCACGCGGACGACCCGCTCGGACGCGGCGCCCACGAGCGACGTCGCGTCGACGATCGTGGAGGCGATGCCGGTGGCCGAGGCGCCGCCGTCGAGGTAAACCGCGACGCTCTCGCCCAGCATGCTCATCGCCGAGTCCGCCATGACGGCGGCGGGCTCGCCCGTGAGGTTGGCGCTGGACACCGCGAGCGGGCCGGTCTCGGCCAGCAGCTCGAGGGTGAGACGGTGGTCGGGCATGCGCACGGCGACGGTGCCCTCGGTGTCGCCGAGGTCCCAGCTGAGCGACGCCTGCGCGGGCAGCACGATCGTGAGGCCGCCGGGCCAGAACCGGTCGACGAGCCGCTGCACGGGCTCGGGCACGTCCTCGACGAGCGCGCGCATGGCGTCCACGCCGCCGACGAGCACGGGCGGCGGCTGCTGCCGGCCGCGGCCCTTGGCGTCGAGGAGACGCTGCACGGCCTCGGGGCTGAACGCGTCGGCGGCGACGCCGTACACGGTGTCGGTGGGGATCACGATGAGCTCGCCGCGGGCGATCGCCTGGCGCGCCCGGCGCAGGCCGGGAAGGAGCTGCGACTCGTCACGCAGATCGAAGAGGGGGGACATAGCGGCACAAGTCTACGGCGCGCCGCCCGAGAACCCCGGGAGGACGCCGTTCCGGCCCTGCCGTCGACGTCAGGGGCGGATGGCCGTGGTCGCGCGATCTCGCGTCGTGAGGTCGGGGTGCGTGGCCGGCGCGCGCCATCCGTCGCCGGCGAGCAGCTCGCGGATGGGCGCACCCTGCCACTCCCCGTGCTCGATGACGAGGACGCCGCCCGGGCGCAGCAGGCGCAGCGCGGTGCGGCTGAGCACGCGCACGACGTCGAGACCGTCGGGCCCGCCGTAGAGCGCGGCCGCGGGATCGTGCAGCCGCACCTCCGGGTCGCGCGGGATGGCGTCGTCGGGCACGTACGGCGGGTTCGACACGACGACGGAGACGGTGCCGTCGAGGTCGGCGAACGCGTCGGCGAGGTCGGCGAGCACGAGGCGGAGGTTCGAAGCTCCCGTGCGCTCGAGGTTGCGCGTGGTCCAGGCGAACGCGTCGGGCGACTTCTCCGCCGCGTGGACGCGCGCATGCGGCACCTCGGTGGCGAGGGCCAGGGCGATGGCGCCGCTGCCGGTGCCGAGGTCGACGGCGACGGGCTCGGGCGACGGATCGGCGCGGAGGGCGTCGATGGCGAGCTGCGCCACCATCTCCGTCTCCGGGCGCGGCACGAAGACGCCCGGCCCGACCGCGAGCTCGAGGTGCCGGAAGTGCGCGACGCCGGTGATGTGCTGCAGCGGCTCGCGCGCGGCACGGCGCGCGACGAGCGCCTCGAAGGCGTCGACGGCGTCGGGAGTGAGCGCATCGCCGCGGATGGCCGCGGCCTGCACGCTGCCGCGGCTCTCGTCTCGTACGTGCGCGAGGAGGAGCTCGGCGTCGACGTCGGGATCGGGCACCCCCGCTTCGGCGAGGACGCGGACGGCGTCGGCGAGAGCGGTGCGGACGGTGACGGCGGATGGCCGGGGTGCGGGATGCGACATGGCCCGTCAAGTCTAAGGAGCCGCATGTCGCTCGATGACGCCGCCGGACTCGCGCTCGCCCTAGTGTCTTAGTGTGAACCGCATCCCAGGTTCTCCCTCCAGAAAGGCCGCCATGACCGGTATTCACGCTGACGTCACCACCGCGTTCGGCAACACGCCCCTCGTCCGCCTCAACCGCGTCACCGAGGGCGCGGGAGCCGAGGTCGTCGCGAAGCTCGAGTACTACAACCCGGGCTCGTCGGTGAAGGACCGGCTGGGGATCGCGATCGTGAACGCGGCGGAGGAGTCGGGTGAGCTGAAGCCGGGCGGCACGATCGTCGAGGCCACCAGCGGCAACACCGGCATCGCGCTGTCGCTGGTCGGCGCCGCGCGTGGATACAACGTCATCCTCGCGATGCCCGCGTCGATGTCGAAGGAGCGTCGCGTGCTCCTCAAGGCCTTCGGTGCGCAGCTCGTGCTGACCGACCCCGCCGGCGGCATGAAGAACGCCGTCGCCGAGGCCGAGCGGATCGTCGCGGAGACGCCCGGGGCCATCCTCGCGAAGCAGTTCGCGAACGAGGCGAATGCGGCCATCCACCGCGCCACCACCGCCGAGGAGATCTGGCGCGAC encodes:
- a CDS encoding MraY family glycosyltransferase, coding for MRQYVFIIVLTAAVTFGLAWAVWKLAMRYRLYPGIRERDVHKTPTPRLGGVAMFLGIATAFAVSAVNPYFGIFWHEPQRVWSILGAVTLIMLIGVADDLWDLDWMIKLGAQFLAAGIIAVGGQLQMYWLPFGGITVWGSWFSIGLTILSIVVVMNAVNFIDGLDGLVAGVCLISNAVFFVYSYLLVRDTGATVYFNFATFIAAVLIGACLGFLPLNWNPARMFMGDSGALVLGLLMATSAIAITGQLPPSILDRDDFDSQLLGAFIPIILPIIVVALPLLDFGLAVTRRMGAGRSPFSPDRKHLHHRMLDMGHSDRDSTLIFYAWTSICSLAVLLMYIATQSGWPGDWWIGIVFGAVGVIACLVVTLTPSRRAPRGDVADAPAPTPQEA
- a CDS encoding L-threonylcarbamoyladenylate synthase translates to MSPLFDLRDESQLLPGLRRARQAIARGELIVIPTDTVYGVAADAFSPEAVQRLLDAKGRGRQQPPPVLVGGVDAMRALVEDVPEPVQRLVDRFWPGGLTIVLPAQASLSWDLGDTEGTVAVRMPDHRLTLELLAETGPLAVSSANLTGEPAAVMADSAMSMLGESVAVYLDGGASATGIASTIVDATSLVGAASERVVRVLREGAISRSELRDVLGDLLEADPESEAGSDA
- the prmC gene encoding peptide chain release factor N(5)-glutamine methyltransferase, whose product is MSHPAPRPSAVTVRTALADAVRVLAEAGVPDPDVDAELLLAHVRDESRGSVQAAAIRGDALTPDAVDAFEALVARRAAREPLQHITGVAHFRHLELAVGPGVFVPRPETEMVAQLAIDALRADPSPEPVAVDLGTGSGAIALALATEVPHARVHAAEKSPDAFAWTTRNLERTGASNLRLVLADLADAFADLDGTVSVVVSNPPYVPDDAIPRDPEVRLHDPAAALYGGPDGLDVVRVLSRTALRLLRPGGVLVIEHGEWQGAPIRELLAGDGWRAPATHPDLTTRDRATTAIRP
- the cysK gene encoding cysteine synthase A — translated: MTGIHADVTTAFGNTPLVRLNRVTEGAGAEVVAKLEYYNPGSSVKDRLGIAIVNAAEESGELKPGGTIVEATSGNTGIALSLVGAARGYNVILAMPASMSKERRVLLKAFGAQLVLTDPAGGMKNAVAEAERIVAETPGAILAKQFANEANAAIHRATTAEEIWRDTDGKVDIFVAGVGTGGTITGVGQVLKERNPDVKIVAVEPSASPLLSEGTPGPAKIQGIGPNFVPPVLDTEVFDEVVTVEFEDAIATARDLAAQEGLLVGMSCGAATWAAVQLARRPENAGKRIVVVLPDTGERYLSTALFEDLRED